One window of Mesorhizobium sp. PAMC28654 genomic DNA carries:
- a CDS encoding DUF680 domain-containing protein yields MTKLALSVAAMMLASSTAFAGSDHFSNDFNQPLASVDGNATASIPYGAHHKKVDTKVTTGPSQTAPQTDAGDFVGPPIPGN; encoded by the coding sequence ATGACCAAGCTCGCTCTCAGCGTGGCTGCGATGATGCTTGCCTCGAGCACTGCCTTCGCCGGCAGTGACCACTTCTCGAACGACTTCAATCAGCCGCTCGCTTCAGTCGATGGCAATGCCACGGCTTCGATCCCTTACGGGGCGCACCACAAGAAGGTCGACACCAAGGTGACGACCGGCCCCAGCCAGACGGCTCCCCAGACTGATGCGGGCGACTTCGTTGGCCCGCCGATCCCGGGCAACTGA
- a CDS encoding MBL fold metallo-hydrolase produces MFSMTRRTLLGSAAAAAAFGLAGKLEFTQAAFAQTPVEPTVGFYRYKVGDIEITAIYDGIWRKPHDPAFIANASVDDTKAALAKAGLTTDFMPIPLTVVVLKMNGRLIMMDAGSGVGQWQTNATHLPANMAAAGIDYKAIDTIMISHFHPDHVWGLMEKGTSAPVFPNAELIVNATEYNWWTDPSRLGKLAEGRKPAGKRIADNFPKWKNWKLVEDGAEVAPGIQIIAAPGHTPGHSVYLANSGKEQIMISADTMYVPALLAPHPEWQGSYDQDGPTAIATRHKIIDRVIADNIRISGSHFPFPGTGTFVKDGNAYGFSPVQI; encoded by the coding sequence ATGTTCAGCATGACACGTCGCACATTGCTTGGTTCGGCCGCCGCCGCTGCCGCCTTCGGCCTTGCCGGCAAGCTTGAATTCACCCAGGCCGCCTTCGCGCAAACGCCGGTGGAACCCACTGTCGGTTTCTACAGATACAAGGTCGGCGATATCGAGATCACCGCCATCTATGACGGCATCTGGCGCAAGCCGCACGACCCCGCCTTCATCGCGAACGCCTCGGTCGACGACACCAAGGCGGCACTCGCCAAGGCCGGCCTGACCACCGACTTCATGCCCATTCCGCTCACCGTCGTCGTGCTGAAGATGAACGGCCGGCTGATCATGATGGATGCCGGCTCGGGCGTTGGCCAGTGGCAGACCAATGCCACGCACCTGCCGGCCAACATGGCCGCCGCCGGCATCGACTACAAGGCGATCGACACCATCATGATCTCGCATTTCCACCCTGACCATGTCTGGGGCCTGATGGAAAAGGGCACCAGCGCGCCGGTGTTCCCCAATGCCGAGCTCATCGTCAACGCCACCGAATACAATTGGTGGACCGACCCCAGCCGGCTGGGAAAACTGGCGGAAGGCCGCAAGCCGGCGGGAAAGCGCATCGCCGACAATTTTCCAAAGTGGAAGAACTGGAAGCTGGTCGAGGACGGCGCCGAGGTCGCGCCCGGCATCCAGATCATCGCCGCCCCCGGCCACACGCCGGGACATTCGGTGTACCTCGCCAACTCCGGCAAGGAGCAGATCATGATTTCGGCCGACACCATGTATGTGCCGGCCCTTCTGGCGCCGCATCCGGAATGGCAGGGCAGCTACGACCAGGACGGGCCGACGGCCATCGCCACGCGCCACAAGATCATCGACCGGGTGATTGCCGACAACATCCGCATTTCCGGTTCGCACTTCCCATTCCCGGGCACCGGCACCTTCGTCAAGGACGGCAATGCCTACGGCTTCTCTCCCGTTCAGATTTGA
- a CDS encoding tetratricopeptide repeat protein, which yields MKQFLYSKHALFGLLGAIAVLTVVPVVTVMPAYAVDDIEGDDAPDLTAVKAKIDAKDYQGALAQLRDIAQDTQQADVYNLLGFTLRKTGDYKTALTYYNKALELKPDHKAAREYLGELYVETGDMPKANEQLASLQKLCPAGCEELEDLQKAIDTKVTK from the coding sequence ATGAAACAGTTCCTCTACAGCAAGCACGCCCTGTTCGGCCTGCTCGGCGCCATCGCCGTGCTGACCGTGGTTCCCGTCGTCACCGTCATGCCGGCCTATGCCGTCGACGACATCGAGGGCGACGACGCGCCCGACCTCACCGCCGTGAAAGCCAAGATCGACGCCAAGGATTATCAGGGCGCGCTGGCCCAATTGCGCGACATCGCGCAGGACACGCAGCAGGCCGACGTCTACAACCTGCTCGGCTTCACGCTGCGCAAGACCGGCGACTACAAGACCGCGCTGACCTACTACAACAAGGCGCTGGAGCTGAAACCCGACCACAAGGCCGCCCGCGAATATCTGGGCGAGCTCTATGTCGAGACCGGCGACATGCCCAAGGCCAATGAGCAGCTGGCATCGCTGCAAAAACTCTGCCCCGCCGGCTGCGAGGAACTCGAAGACCTGCAGAAGGCCATCGACACCAAGGTCACGAAGTAG
- a CDS encoding DoxX family protein has translation MTPTELTTKLHAFATRLHVKDITLLAGRLLLSLLFLHEGVTLATHFDAAAKAMAAQGVGLPLFIATIALQLGAGLSIGLGLLTRLGAVGLGLFCLATATLFHTNFASQNELLHFEKDLAIAGGMFVLAIAGAGRVSLDGVVAGYVKQRQRESTVVETLMAENQMSVGELKLPV, from the coding sequence ATGACACCGACAGAACTCACTACGAAGCTGCACGCCTTCGCCACCAGGCTACACGTCAAGGACATCACCCTGCTGGCCGGCCGCCTGCTGCTTTCCCTGCTGTTCCTGCATGAAGGCGTGACACTGGCCACCCATTTCGACGCCGCCGCCAAGGCCATGGCCGCCCAGGGCGTCGGCCTGCCTCTGTTCATCGCGACCATCGCGCTGCAGCTCGGAGCAGGGCTCTCCATCGGCCTTGGCCTGCTGACCCGCCTCGGCGCGGTTGGTCTCGGCCTGTTCTGCCTGGCAACGGCAACGCTCTTCCACACCAACTTCGCCAGCCAGAACGAACTGCTGCATTTCGAGAAGGACCTGGCGATCGCCGGCGGGATGTTCGTGCTGGCGATTGCCGGGGCGGGGAGGGTGTCGCTGGATGGGGTGGTGGCTGGGTATGTGAAGCAGCGGCAGCGGGAGAGCACGGTGGTGGAGACGCTGATGGCGGAGAACCAGATGTCGGTGGGCGAGCTTAAGTTGCCGGTTTGA
- a CDS encoding DUF2934 domain-containing protein, translating into MGDERHEKTQQRAYEIWEREGGVHGDPERHWHQAQAEIDRESALPLTADDALPETREIASADVLTVEELAVRTGISGDEAQELMDRLGSDRAAVEQAARGLKAKRRS; encoded by the coding sequence ATGGGCGACGAACGGCACGAGAAGACCCAGCAGCGCGCATATGAGATCTGGGAACGCGAAGGCGGGGTTCATGGCGATCCCGAGCGGCACTGGCATCAGGCGCAGGCGGAGATCGACAGGGAGTCGGCTTTGCCGCTGACGGCTGATGATGCGCTGCCGGAAACCCGCGAGATCGCCAGCGCCGATGTGCTCACGGTCGAGGAACTGGCGGTGCGCACCGGCATATCGGGCGACGAGGCGCAGGAGCTGATGGACAGGCTGGGCAGCGACCGCGCGGCGGTCGAGCAGGCGGCGCGGGGTCTCAAGGCGAAACGGCGGAGCTAG
- a CDS encoding PRC-barrel domain containing protein, translated as MDHTNHVRLTDAELTPDTLDGATIYGPDDEKIGSVDHVHGSQIIVDVGGFLGIGAKPVAVASRELDFMRDEDGDVHAVTSWTKDQLKAMPEHRD; from the coding sequence ATGGACCATACTAACCACGTCAGGCTTACCGATGCCGAGTTGACCCCGGATACGCTCGACGGCGCAACCATCTACGGCCCCGATGACGAGAAGATCGGTTCCGTCGACCATGTTCACGGCAGCCAGATCATCGTCGATGTCGGCGGTTTCCTGGGCATCGGCGCCAAGCCGGTGGCTGTCGCGTCGCGGGAACTGGATTTCATGCGCGACGAGGACGGTGATGTCCACGCCGTGACCAGTTGGACCAAGGATCAGCTGAAAGCCATGCCCGAACATCGCGACTGA
- a CDS encoding FAD-binding oxidoreductase produces MHSLIAELRAACPNATIWDEAELATRDPGFDGRNFGASALVRPRDTEGVAALVRFCAARGLSLVAQGGRTGLAGGAATLPGQIICDLGGLNRIEEIDPFARVAIVQAGTALGVLQEALAVHGLDPGIDLAARGSATIGGMVSTNAGGIMAFRNGTMRHRVLGIEAVLPDGRIFSDLTRVLKTSAGYDLKHLFIGAEGTLGIVTRVAIRLDPVAGASATALVGVPDAASAQRIVRHFLSSTGARLTAAEILWQRFATAMQRALGYPTGQLPLEAPCLLVLGLGADSVEAAQSALEEGLAAVWEDAGIIDGLVATSQAQAEAIWRLREETGEIERMHHLPPSFDVSVPGGALDAYVERIEARLKKIDVSYAPYVFGHLADGNLHISINTDGPLSHALHEAIEDVLYEGLNEAGGSFSAEHGVGLEKRDAYERHADPVKQALARSIKAMIDPGNVMNPGKIVSVD; encoded by the coding sequence ATGCATTCCCTGATCGCCGAACTTCGCGCCGCTTGTCCCAACGCCACCATCTGGGACGAGGCTGAGCTGGCAACGCGCGATCCGGGCTTTGATGGCCGCAATTTCGGCGCCTCGGCGCTGGTGCGGCCGAGGGACACGGAAGGCGTCGCGGCGCTGGTCAGGTTCTGCGCCGCGCGTGGATTGAGCCTCGTCGCCCAGGGCGGGCGCACCGGGCTTGCGGGCGGCGCTGCCACCCTGCCCGGCCAGATCATCTGCGACCTCGGCGGGCTGAACCGGATAGAAGAAATCGACCCGTTCGCGCGCGTGGCGATCGTCCAGGCCGGCACCGCGCTTGGCGTGCTGCAGGAAGCGCTGGCGGTGCATGGGCTGGACCCCGGCATCGACCTTGCCGCGCGCGGCAGCGCCACCATCGGCGGCATGGTTTCCACCAATGCCGGCGGCATCATGGCCTTTCGCAACGGCACGATGCGCCACCGCGTGCTGGGCATTGAAGCGGTGCTCCCCGATGGGCGGATATTCTCCGATCTCACCCGCGTGCTGAAGACCAGCGCGGGCTATGACCTGAAACACCTGTTCATCGGCGCCGAGGGCACGCTGGGCATCGTCACCCGCGTCGCCATCCGGCTCGACCCGGTGGCAGGCGCCAGCGCCACCGCACTGGTCGGCGTGCCCGATGCGGCGAGCGCGCAGCGCATCGTCCGGCATTTCCTGTCCTCGACAGGGGCCCGGCTCACCGCCGCTGAGATCCTGTGGCAGCGCTTTGCCACCGCCATGCAGCGCGCGCTCGGCTACCCCACCGGACAGTTGCCGCTGGAGGCGCCCTGCCTGCTGGTGCTCGGGCTCGGCGCCGACAGCGTCGAGGCAGCGCAATCGGCACTGGAGGAAGGGCTTGCGGCGGTGTGGGAAGACGCTGGCATCATCGACGGGCTGGTGGCCACCTCGCAGGCCCAGGCCGAAGCGATCTGGCGGCTACGCGAGGAGACCGGCGAGATCGAGCGCATGCACCATCTGCCGCCCTCCTTCGACGTATCGGTGCCCGGTGGCGCGCTCGATGCCTATGTCGAGCGCATCGAGGCCAGGCTGAAGAAGATCGACGTGTCCTACGCGCCCTATGTGTTCGGCCATCTCGCCGACGGCAATTTGCACATCTCGATCAATACCGACGGACCGCTTTCGCACGCGCTGCACGAAGCGATCGAGGACGTGCTCTATGAAGGCCTGAACGAAGCCGGCGGCTCGTTTTCGGCCGAGCACGGCGTCGGCCTGGAAAAGCGCGACGCCTATGAGCGCCACGCCGACCCGGTGAAACAGGCGCTGGCGCGATCGATCAAGGCGATGATCGACCCCGGCAATGTGATGAACCCGGGCAAGATTGTCTCGGTGGATTAA
- a CDS encoding putative bifunctional diguanylate cyclase/phosphodiesterase — translation MRFRLPERRHLASAIHDQRRAAFDTIAIVGGLLLVFLIAQAFDAHALLGEIDRRLDFYSDSLFDEIVLAVLLGFVGLILFGVRRLQEMRREIKARQHAEDRAQHLALADALTGLPNRRQFGSRLLASLDGPGGPGGNDSFALMMIDLDRFKPVNDVFGHGVGDKVLIAFAKRASAIVGTGAMLARFGGDEFALLLPAADTDEPARVARRLLALFERPFDIDDVQVTLGASIGISMAPQDATDSEELVRRADIALYRAKMNGRGSFCFFEADMDAQVQKRARIERDLRKAIADGTVRPHYQPIVDLKSGLIIGFEALARWDHPEFGQLEPEQFIGIAEDGGLIIPLSAHLLRIAARDATQWPVDTKLCFNISRVQLADPLMVLRILQILGETGLSPTRLEVEISEQVLVGDIVAAKEAFAAFHAAGVRIALDDFGTGNSSLQHLRTCHFDRLKIDRSFVMSMAGSVEATSLVNAILGLSKALGLPVTAEGIEDEALIEQLYEGGGSEGQGFRFSQAVSQEEAIRLLGQRAVARVSA, via the coding sequence ATGCGCTTTCGACTGCCGGAGCGGCGGCATCTGGCTTCGGCTATCCATGATCAGCGGCGCGCGGCCTTCGACACGATCGCGATCGTGGGCGGCCTGCTGCTTGTGTTCTTGATAGCGCAGGCCTTTGATGCCCATGCCCTGCTCGGAGAGATCGACCGCAGACTGGATTTCTATTCGGATTCGCTGTTCGATGAGATCGTCCTGGCTGTATTGCTGGGTTTCGTCGGCCTCATCCTCTTCGGTGTTCGGCGGCTTCAGGAGATGCGGCGCGAGATCAAGGCTCGCCAGCATGCCGAGGACCGGGCCCAGCATCTCGCGCTCGCCGATGCCCTCACCGGCCTCCCCAATCGGCGCCAGTTCGGCAGCCGTCTCCTGGCATCGCTTGACGGCCCTGGCGGTCCTGGCGGAAACGACAGCTTCGCGCTGATGATGATCGACCTCGATCGCTTCAAGCCGGTCAACGACGTTTTTGGCCATGGCGTCGGCGACAAGGTGTTGATCGCATTCGCCAAGCGGGCCTCGGCGATTGTCGGGACCGGAGCAATGCTCGCCCGCTTCGGCGGCGATGAATTCGCGCTGTTGCTGCCGGCTGCCGACACCGATGAGCCGGCGCGCGTCGCCCGCAGGCTGCTTGCGCTGTTCGAGCGGCCGTTCGACATCGACGACGTGCAGGTGACGCTCGGCGCCTCGATCGGCATCTCCATGGCGCCGCAGGATGCGACGGATTCGGAAGAGCTCGTGCGGCGGGCCGACATTGCCCTCTATCGGGCCAAGATGAACGGCCGCGGCAGTTTCTGCTTCTTCGAGGCCGACATGGATGCCCAGGTGCAGAAGCGCGCCAGGATCGAACGCGATCTGCGCAAGGCAATCGCCGACGGCACGGTGCGGCCGCACTACCAGCCGATCGTCGACCTGAAGTCGGGCCTCATCATCGGCTTCGAGGCGCTGGCGCGCTGGGATCATCCCGAATTCGGACAGCTGGAGCCGGAGCAGTTCATCGGCATCGCCGAGGATGGCGGGTTGATCATCCCGCTCTCCGCCCATCTGCTGCGGATCGCGGCGCGCGATGCCACGCAATGGCCCGTGGACACCAAGCTTTGTTTCAACATTTCCCGGGTGCAGCTTGCCGATCCGCTGATGGTGCTGCGCATTCTCCAGATTCTCGGCGAAACCGGCCTCAGCCCGACACGGCTTGAGGTCGAGATCAGCGAGCAGGTGCTGGTCGGCGACATCGTTGCCGCGAAGGAAGCGTTCGCGGCCTTCCATGCGGCGGGCGTGCGCATCGCGCTCGATGATTTCGGCACCGGCAATTCCAGCCTCCAGCATCTGCGCACATGTCATTTCGATCGTCTGAAAATCGATCGCTCGTTCGTCATGTCGATGGCCGGCTCCGTTGAGGCGACGTCACTGGTCAACGCCATACTCGGCCTGTCCAAGGCACTCGGTCTGCCCGTGACCGCCGAAGGCATCGAAGACGAAGCGCTGATCGAGCAGCTTTACGAGGGCGGCGGCTCGGAGGGACAAGGGTTCCGTTTCAGCCAAGCCGTGTCGCAGGAAGAGGCGATCCGGCTGCTTGGTCAAAGAGCCGTGGCCCGAGTATCGGCCTGA
- a CDS encoding ROK family protein: MGKRFGQRGSPSTLYRLAPERIYSVGIKIGRRALEAVLVDFAGEVRARESHEYRFPDPDLVLKAGNMSLANFEKLVDGLDDASIVGVGIASPYFLGGWSEELGFPDDLGNRWEAIDLTAFFATRPKTPVFVENDASSAALAELIQGAGARFRDFMHISIDTFVGGGLVQGGRVHTGPHGNSAALGPLPVSPSSLDSVAAKPARYQSLLHRASIYVLVNHLKSRGVEINRVRELDPLPPGAREPLFEWIDDCANALVEAIIAITSVIDIEAIVLDSILPRQIHLELLARVQTQFNRISAIGIVAPEIVSGQFGPEASPIGAAMLPFSALLAPDSGVLMIGKDKTKLLGSLSALAGQN, translated from the coding sequence GTGGGAAAAAGGTTCGGACAGCGTGGATCGCCGTCCACTCTCTACAGGCTTGCGCCGGAGCGGATCTACAGCGTTGGCATCAAGATCGGCCGACGCGCGCTGGAAGCAGTGCTCGTCGACTTCGCCGGCGAGGTCCGTGCCCGCGAGTCGCACGAGTACCGCTTTCCGGATCCCGATCTGGTGCTCAAGGCCGGCAACATGTCGCTGGCTAATTTCGAAAAGCTGGTCGACGGGCTTGACGATGCCAGCATCGTCGGCGTCGGCATCGCTTCGCCCTATTTCCTCGGCGGCTGGAGCGAGGAACTCGGCTTTCCCGACGATCTTGGCAACCGCTGGGAAGCAATCGACCTGACAGCATTCTTCGCCACGAGGCCGAAGACGCCGGTCTTCGTGGAAAACGACGCGTCATCGGCGGCGCTCGCCGAACTGATCCAAGGGGCCGGCGCCCGGTTCCGCGATTTCATGCATATTTCGATCGACACTTTCGTCGGCGGCGGGCTGGTGCAAGGCGGCAGGGTCCATACCGGACCGCACGGCAACAGCGCCGCGCTCGGCCCTCTGCCGGTCTCGCCTTCAAGCCTCGATTCGGTGGCGGCCAAGCCGGCGCGCTACCAGAGCCTGCTGCATCGCGCCTCGATCTATGTGCTGGTCAATCATCTCAAGTCGCGCGGCGTCGAGATCAATCGCGTGCGGGAACTGGACCCGCTGCCGCCGGGCGCGCGCGAGCCGCTGTTCGAATGGATCGACGATTGCGCGAACGCGCTGGTCGAGGCAATCATCGCCATCACCTCCGTCATCGACATCGAGGCGATCGTTCTCGACAGCATCCTGCCGCGGCAGATCCATCTCGAACTTCTGGCAAGGGTCCAGACCCAGTTCAACCGGATCAGCGCCATAGGCATCGTGGCGCCGGAAATCGTGTCGGGGCAGTTCGGACCCGAGGCCTCGCCGATCGGCGCGGCGATGTTGCCGTTCTCCGCCCTGCTGGCCCCGGACAGCGGTGTGCTGATGATCGGCAAGGACAAGACGAAGCTTCTCGGCAGCCTGTCGGCGCTGGCCGGTCAAAACTGA
- a CDS encoding ATP-binding cassette domain-containing protein, which translates to MLHVGAYGETDAAMERAAVPVALVQVTKAFGGTIALKDASFELRSGEVLALLGENGAGKSTCVKLLAGVHSPTDGHVEVDGKPVVFRSPHDAQAAGIAVMHQHPGLFPDLSVGENIYLGHMLRDRFGGIDNAAMLAGARKVLATVGLDVPAETRLGALRTSEQQLVEIARALSLNARVLIMDEPTAALSQREVERLFTVVADLRLHGVAMMFVGHRMDEIFRIADRIAVLRDGRLIGVKPKAELGRAAAISMMVGREVTDLYPERRHAPGALVLEARGLSHAGGFSNIDLKLHAGEVLGLGGLVGSGRTEIARVLFGIDRQDAGEILIDGQAMRFASARDAMNARIAYVSEDRMGQSLVMDFSILDNAVLPVLDKAAHFGFYGTDRAIDLVSDWLKRMKLRFSGYGQPVKELSGGNQQKVVLAKWLRTEPRVLILDEPTQGIDVGTKAEVHAMIADLAAQGMAIILISSEMPELIGMCDRIVVLREGHQTAEFAREDATQEKVLEAATKTSERVDASARAERAAFKEKKKAPLDFLKRREFGLLAAMLAVAIPVTIINPRMVSAANLTAISMDAALLIVAALAQMLVLITRNIDLSIAAVIGLSAYMAASMVQAYPGLDIGVGLATACAVGGVAGLLNGLVVTKGRIPAIVVTLGSMSIFRGFNSLWAAGNQISADEVTQAWLDMTGLKIAGVPLIVVIAMVILCAGYVLLYRTAIGRELYATGSNPDGARLIGIPVDRRILLAFGVAGVLGGLCGALWASRYATIDARVAVGFELTVIASAVVGGVAIRGGSGTLLGVILGALTLLVIKNGLTLVRVDPLWLQGVYGLVILAAIGIDSFIVRRAEQARQARAR; encoded by the coding sequence GTGCTGCACGTGGGCGCATATGGCGAAACCGATGCCGCGATGGAGAGGGCGGCCGTTCCCGTTGCCCTGGTTCAGGTGACAAAGGCCTTCGGCGGCACGATCGCCCTCAAGGACGCGTCCTTCGAATTGCGCTCCGGCGAGGTGCTGGCACTGCTTGGCGAAAATGGCGCTGGCAAGAGCACCTGCGTGAAGCTGCTGGCCGGCGTGCACTCCCCAACCGACGGTCATGTCGAAGTCGACGGCAAGCCCGTGGTTTTTCGTTCCCCTCACGACGCTCAGGCCGCCGGCATTGCGGTCATGCACCAGCATCCCGGCCTGTTCCCGGATCTTTCAGTCGGGGAAAATATCTATCTCGGCCACATGTTGCGCGACCGCTTCGGCGGCATCGACAACGCCGCCATGCTTGCTGGCGCGCGCAAGGTGCTTGCGACGGTCGGCCTGGACGTTCCTGCCGAAACGCGGCTAGGCGCGCTGCGCACCTCCGAACAACAACTCGTCGAGATCGCCCGCGCGCTATCGCTCAACGCGCGCGTGCTGATCATGGACGAGCCCACGGCGGCCCTCTCGCAGCGCGAGGTTGAGCGGCTTTTCACCGTCGTCGCCGATCTGAGGTTGCACGGCGTGGCGATGATGTTCGTCGGCCATCGCATGGACGAAATCTTCCGCATCGCCGATCGCATCGCGGTGCTGCGTGACGGGCGCCTCATCGGCGTCAAGCCGAAGGCAGAGCTTGGTCGCGCCGCAGCCATCAGCATGATGGTCGGCCGCGAAGTGACCGACCTCTATCCCGAACGGCGCCACGCGCCTGGCGCGCTGGTGCTGGAGGCGAGGGGGCTTTCGCACGCCGGCGGGTTTTCCAACATCGACCTCAAGCTCCATGCCGGAGAAGTGCTCGGGCTTGGCGGCCTGGTCGGCAGCGGGCGGACCGAGATCGCGCGCGTGCTGTTCGGCATCGACCGGCAGGATGCCGGCGAAATTCTCATCGACGGCCAGGCCATGCGCTTCGCATCGGCGCGCGACGCCATGAACGCGCGCATCGCCTATGTCTCGGAAGACCGCATGGGCCAGAGCCTGGTGATGGATTTCTCCATCCTCGACAATGCGGTGCTGCCGGTTCTAGACAAGGCCGCCCATTTCGGATTCTACGGCACGGATCGTGCCATCGATCTGGTCTCGGATTGGCTGAAGCGCATGAAGCTGCGCTTCTCCGGTTATGGGCAGCCGGTCAAGGAATTGTCCGGCGGCAACCAGCAGAAGGTCGTGCTGGCCAAATGGCTGCGCACCGAGCCGCGCGTACTCATCCTCGACGAGCCGACACAAGGCATCGACGTCGGCACCAAGGCGGAAGTGCACGCGATGATCGCGGACCTTGCCGCGCAAGGCATGGCGATCATCCTGATCTCCTCCGAGATGCCCGAGCTCATCGGCATGTGCGACCGCATCGTCGTTCTGCGCGAAGGACACCAGACGGCCGAATTCGCCAGGGAAGACGCCACCCAGGAAAAAGTGCTGGAGGCGGCGACCAAGACCAGCGAGCGCGTCGATGCGTCAGCGCGGGCGGAGCGTGCCGCCTTCAAGGAGAAGAAAAAAGCACCGCTCGATTTCCTCAAGCGGCGGGAGTTCGGGCTGCTCGCCGCGATGCTGGCGGTCGCCATCCCGGTTACCATCATCAATCCGCGCATGGTGAGTGCGGCAAACCTGACCGCCATCTCGATGGATGCCGCGCTGCTGATCGTCGCGGCACTCGCCCAGATGCTGGTGCTGATCACGCGCAACATCGACCTTTCGATCGCCGCAGTGATCGGCCTTTCGGCCTACATGGCGGCCAGTATGGTTCAAGCCTATCCAGGGCTCGACATCGGCGTCGGTCTGGCGACCGCTTGCGCGGTCGGTGGCGTCGCCGGGCTGCTCAACGGCCTTGTCGTCACCAAGGGAAGGATTCCGGCCATCGTCGTCACGCTGGGCTCGATGTCGATCTTTCGCGGCTTTAATTCGCTGTGGGCGGCCGGCAACCAGATCAGTGCCGACGAGGTTACGCAGGCCTGGCTTGACATGACCGGACTGAAGATCGCCGGCGTGCCGCTGATCGTCGTCATTGCCATGGTCATTCTGTGCGCCGGCTATGTGCTGCTCTATCGCACGGCCATCGGGCGCGAACTGTACGCCACCGGCTCCAACCCGGATGGCGCGCGCCTTATCGGTATCCCCGTCGACCGGCGCATCCTCCTGGCCTTCGGCGTGGCTGGAGTGCTCGGCGGCCTGTGCGGGGCGCTCTGGGCATCCCGCTACGCCACCATAGATGCCCGCGTCGCGGTCGGCTTCGAACTCACGGTGATCGCTTCGGCGGTCGTCGGCGGCGTCGCCATTCGCGGCGGTTCGGGCACACTGCTCGGTGTTATCCTCGGCGCGCTCACCCTACTGGTCATTAAGAACGGCCTGACGCTGGTGCGCGTTGACCCGCTGTGGCTGCAGGGCGTCTACGGCCTGGTGATCCTGGCCGCCATAGGCATCGATAGCTTCATTGTCCGGCGTGCGGAGCAGGCAAGACAGGCGAGGGCGAGATGA
- a CDS encoding ABC transporter permease: protein MKKLLRSIDFWDLLLASACLAIFLYAAIFVPNFVSGFNLSQLAASASEKALLILPMTLLIITREIDLSIASMLALTSVVFGLLVQAGMPTLAAIPLTLVAGGLLGAFNGYLVSRLGLQSLVVTLGTMALYRGVGYILLGTGSVNILPPAVVDFGINNLPGTEIPWTIVPFLLLAPVFAVVLQKTPTGKRIYALGGSPEVARYSGINTRRMVLNLFVVSGVVAAIAGIVYTARLSNARANNALGMELDVITIVLLGGVSVFGGKGRLTGVMLALVLIAIIRNVLALNQIGGDAQGMIIGMLLIGSLLVGNYWRSAQERLSRSRVLRETKG from the coding sequence ATGAAAAAGCTCCTCCGATCGATCGATTTCTGGGATCTGCTGCTGGCGAGCGCCTGCCTCGCCATCTTCCTCTACGCGGCGATCTTCGTGCCGAATTTCGTCTCGGGTTTCAACCTCTCGCAACTGGCCGCGAGTGCCTCGGAAAAGGCCTTGCTGATCCTGCCGATGACGCTGCTCATCATTACCCGCGAGATCGACCTGTCGATCGCCTCGATGCTGGCGCTGACGTCCGTGGTCTTTGGCCTGCTTGTCCAGGCCGGCATGCCGACGCTGGCGGCAATCCCGCTGACGCTCGTCGCCGGAGGCCTGCTCGGCGCCTTCAACGGCTATCTGGTCTCGAGGCTGGGGTTGCAGTCGCTGGTGGTGACGCTCGGCACCATGGCGCTCTATCGCGGTGTTGGCTACATCCTGCTCGGCACCGGTTCGGTCAATATCCTGCCGCCGGCGGTCGTCGATTTCGGCATCAACAACCTGCCGGGCACCGAGATACCATGGACCATCGTGCCCTTCCTGCTGCTGGCGCCGGTGTTCGCGGTCGTCCTGCAGAAGACGCCGACCGGCAAGCGCATCTACGCGCTCGGCGGCAGTCCCGAAGTGGCGCGCTATTCCGGCATCAACACGCGCCGGATGGTGTTGAACCTGTTCGTCGTCTCGGGCGTGGTCGCGGCGATCGCCGGCATCGTCTATACCGCGCGCCTTTCCAACGCCCGCGCCAACAATGCGCTTGGCATGGAGCTCGACGTCATCACCATCGTGCTGCTCGGGGGCGTCAGCGTCTTTGGCGGCAAGGGCCGCTTGACAGGCGTTATGCTGGCGCTGGTCTTGATCGCCATCATCCGCAACGTGCTGGCGCTCAACCAGATCGGCGGTGACGCGCAGGGCATGATCATCGGCATGCTTCTGATCGGCTCGCTGCTGGTCGGCAATTACTGGCGCTCCGCACAGGAGAGGCTCTCAAGATCGCGCGTCTTGCGCGAGACCAAGGGGTGA